In one window of Polyangia bacterium DNA:
- a CDS encoding transposase, with translation MGVDEIAVWRGHKYLAVVYQIDQGLRRLLWVGRERTEDSFRGFFQTFGEARAKTLRFVASDMWEPSLESDSATLRPKLRHRARDR, from the coding sequence ATCGGCGTCGACGAGATCGCTGTGTGGAGGGGTCACAAGTACCTCGCCGTCGTCTATCAGATCGACCAGGGGCTTCGCCGGTTGCTGTGGGTCGGTCGCGAGCGGACCGAGGACAGCTTCCGCGGTTTCTTCCAGACCTTCGGCGAAGCGCGCGCCAAGACGCTGCGGTTCGTGGCCAGCGACATGTGGGAACCCAGTTTGGAAAGCGACAGCGCCACGCTGCGACCAAAATTACGTCACCGAGCACGCGATCGCTGA